One Candidatus Bathyarchaeota archaeon genomic region harbors:
- a CDS encoding HD domain-containing protein: MKTRKYWGEIKDPIYGYIYITEDEKEIIDSYPFQRLRRIRQLAGAEFVYPGANHTRFEHSLGVLCLADRLTSNPRISQLISEDETRTVRIASMLHDIGHGPFSHVFEHLLTKFLGKTHEDMTSWIILNSEIGEILSKLGYDAKDISMLSVGLLNRPGKTYIDQIIRSAVDVDKLDFVVRDTYHTGAEYGYVDVARLVDTMDVTDGNLTVDIGALSALESFILARIESFKSIYFHRVGRAVQIMLASALELAKDELGLTDFSSPEEYLSLDDYVLWTKLKENEKSREIIERLERRRLIKCVYDPPPFYLKDRIVPSIFNVEGIRNIMRDEIAEEAGVDPEKVIIDVPTLPSVPYHNAFPMEPMEIPISNTTRDGKKFVCRLSELSGIFDVLKGFMNIIRVYTEKECMEKVQKAAEKLFGSLPFSAKISY; the protein is encoded by the coding sequence ATGAAAACGCGCAAATACTGGGGTGAGATTAAAGACCCTATATATGGCTACATTTACATTACAGAAGATGAAAAGGAAATAATAGATTCTTATCCGTTCCAGAGGCTGAGAAGGATTAGGCAGCTAGCCGGCGCAGAGTTTGTATATCCAGGAGCCAATCATACAAGGTTTGAGCATTCATTAGGAGTATTATGCTTAGCCGACCGTTTGACAAGCAATCCGAGAATATCACAATTAATCTCTGAAGATGAGACACGTACAGTCAGGATTGCTTCTATGCTCCACGATATAGGCCATGGACCCTTCTCTCATGTCTTTGAGCATCTTTTGACTAAATTCCTTGGCAAGACGCATGAAGATATGACGAGTTGGATAATTCTTAACTCGGAGATAGGAGAAATCCTTAGTAAACTTGGGTATGATGCGAAAGACATAAGCATGCTTTCTGTTGGCCTATTAAATAGGCCTGGGAAGACGTATATTGATCAGATAATCAGAAGCGCTGTTGACGTAGACAAGCTTGACTTTGTTGTCAGGGACACTTATCATACAGGGGCGGAGTATGGATATGTCGATGTAGCTAGATTAGTGGATACGATGGACGTTACGGATGGGAATTTGACCGTTGATATTGGAGCCCTTTCTGCCTTGGAGTCATTCATTCTAGCTAGGATCGAATCCTTCAAGAGTATATACTTTCATCGCGTCGGTAGAGCCGTCCAGATAATGCTTGCATCTGCATTAGAGCTGGCAAAGGATGAATTAGGCCTCACAGACTTCAGTTCCCCAGAGGAATACTTGTCTCTAGATGATTATGTATTATGGACAAAGTTGAAGGAAAACGAAAAGTCAAGAGAAATTATAGAGAGGTTAGAGAGAAGGAGACTGATTAAATGTGTCTATGACCCTCCCCCATTTTATTTAAAGGACAGAATTGTGCCAAGCATATTCAATGTTGAAGGGATCCGAAACATTATGAGGGATGAGATTGCCGAGGAAGCCGGCGTCGATCCTGAAAAGGTTATAATTGATGTTCCCACACTTCCCTCTGTTCCATACCATAATGCTTTTCCAATGGAGCCTATGGAGATACCGATATCGAACACCACGAGAGACGGAAAAAAGTTTGTTTGTCGCCTCAGTGAGTTATCGGGAATATTTGATGTGCTCAAAGGCTTCATGAACATCATAAGAGTCTACACGGAGAAAGAGTGTATGGAAAAAGTTCAGAAAGCAGCTGAGAAGCTTTTCGGAAGTCTCCCCTTCTCCGCTAAAATTTCATATTAG